The following proteins are encoded in a genomic region of Clarias gariepinus isolate MV-2021 ecotype Netherlands chromosome 12, CGAR_prim_01v2, whole genome shotgun sequence:
- the si:ch211-266a5.12 gene encoding uncharacterized protein si:ch211-266a5.12 isoform X2 gives MANVQYAVLLLILIMAVLACNGTPERTRCTSQSPCFDLLIFERMAQRVSNYVAGAESENILLKSKTFDKIRQKKYLHSCVLQKILDFYENVLLSDQYIQNYDLDLISTLDIVRNCTYKVKRCGLLYQMANKRPDLEIAEEEMSAQEVAIFQLQKLNYASEKIIHPHCLSPPTTNTVK, from the exons ATGgccaatgtacagtatgcagttCTGCTCCTGATTTTGATAATGGCAGTGCTGGCATGTAATGGGACGCCAGAGAGAACCAGGTGTACTTCACAGTCACCATGTTTTGACCTACTAATTTTCGAGAGAATGGCGCAGCGTGTCAGCAATTATGTG GCAGGGGCAGAAAGTgagaacattttattaaagaGCAAAACTTTTGATAAAATTCGTCAAAAG AAGTACCTCCACAGTTGTGTCCTACAAAAAATTTTGGATTTCTATGAGAATGTCCTACTAAGTGACCAATATATTCAAAACTATGATCTTGATCTCATTTCCACCTTGGACATAGTGAGAAACTGCACTTATAAA GTCAAGAGATGTGGGCTGTTGTATCAAATGGCTAACAAGCGACCAGATTTAGAG ATCGccgaagaggagatgagtgcaCAAGAGGTGGCCATCTTTCAGCTGCAAAAACTTAACTATGCCAGTGAAAAA ATTATTCACCCTCATTGTCTCTCCCCCCCAACCACAAACACAGTTAAATGA
- the si:ch211-266a5.12 gene encoding uncharacterized protein si:ch211-266a5.12 isoform X1 has protein sequence MANVQYAVLLLILIMAVLACNGTPERTRCTSQSPCFDLLIFERMAQRVSNYVAGAESENILLKSKTFDKIRQKKYLHSCVLQKILDFYENVLLSDQYIQNYDLDLISTLDIVRNCTYKVKRCGLLYQMANKRPDLEIAEEEMSAQEVAIFQLQKLNYASEKLNETTILKTAMDELKALHHYLPGSGFRKAND, from the exons ATGgccaatgtacagtatgcagttCTGCTCCTGATTTTGATAATGGCAGTGCTGGCATGTAATGGGACGCCAGAGAGAACCAGGTGTACTTCACAGTCACCATGTTTTGACCTACTAATTTTCGAGAGAATGGCGCAGCGTGTCAGCAATTATGTG GCAGGGGCAGAAAGTgagaacattttattaaagaGCAAAACTTTTGATAAAATTCGTCAAAAG AAGTACCTCCACAGTTGTGTCCTACAAAAAATTTTGGATTTCTATGAGAATGTCCTACTAAGTGACCAATATATTCAAAACTATGATCTTGATCTCATTTCCACCTTGGACATAGTGAGAAACTGCACTTATAAA GTCAAGAGATGTGGGCTGTTGTATCAAATGGCTAACAAGCGACCAGATTTAGAG ATCGccgaagaggagatgagtgcaCAAGAGGTGGCCATCTTTCAGCTGCAAAAACTTAACTATGCCAGTGAAAAA TTAAATGAAACAACGATCCTAAAGACAGCTATGGATGAACTAAAGGCTCTTCATCACTACCTCCCTGGAAGTGGCTTCCGAAAAGCAAATGATTAA
- the ifng1 gene encoding interferon gamma 1 isoform X2, which produces MMTFFWRICFVLFGMMSYSEAFLPENIKTSYDHLIKHYNPNKNEVYNGHPLFGKLNDKNLEVAEQKLLMTIVLDAYNRILGQMETEAQDEKVKHDLHEVKEQMNKLKEHYFSGKHADIRKYVTELLELKENETKIQNKAIHELGNVYNKASILGSSETHRRRRHTKGSKKQRS; this is translated from the exons ATGATGACTTTCTTCTGGAGAATATGTTTTGTCCTTTTTGGAATGATGTCATACTCTGAGGCCTTCCTCCCGGAGAACATCAAGACCTCTTATGACCATCTGATTAAGCACTAT aatCCCAACAAGAACGAAGTATATAATGGACATCCCCTTTTCGGGAAGCTGAATGATAAAAATTTAGAG gTGGCTGAACAGAAGCTTCTGATGACTATCGTTCTTGATGCATACAACAGAATTTTGGGCCAGATGGAGACTGAGGCACAGGACGAAAAGGTGAAGCATGACTTGCATGAAGTAAAAGAGCAAATGAACAAGCTGAAAGAACACTACTTCTCTGGCAAACATGCTGACATTAGGAAATATGTCACTGAGCTGCTGGAGCTTAAG GAAAATGAAACAAAGATCCAGAACAAGGCAATACATGAGCTGGGAAACGTCTACAATAAGGCATCGATCCTGGGGTCATCAGAGACGCACCGGAGACGACGACACACTAAGGGCTCCAAAAAGCAACGTTCATAG
- the ifng1 gene encoding interferon gamma 1 isoform X1 yields the protein MMTFFWRICFVLFGMMSYSEAFLPENIKTSYDHLIKHYVRKNPNKNEVYNGHPLFGKLNDKNLEVAEQKLLMTIVLDAYNRILGQMETEAQDEKVKHDLHEVKEQMNKLKEHYFSGKHADIRKYVTELLELKENETKIQNKAIHELGNVYNKASILGSSETHRRRRHTKGSKKQRS from the exons ATGATGACTTTCTTCTGGAGAATATGTTTTGTCCTTTTTGGAATGATGTCATACTCTGAGGCCTTCCTCCCGGAGAACATCAAGACCTCTTATGACCATCTGATTAAGCACTATGTAAGAAAA aatCCCAACAAGAACGAAGTATATAATGGACATCCCCTTTTCGGGAAGCTGAATGATAAAAATTTAGAG gTGGCTGAACAGAAGCTTCTGATGACTATCGTTCTTGATGCATACAACAGAATTTTGGGCCAGATGGAGACTGAGGCACAGGACGAAAAGGTGAAGCATGACTTGCATGAAGTAAAAGAGCAAATGAACAAGCTGAAAGAACACTACTTCTCTGGCAAACATGCTGACATTAGGAAATATGTCACTGAGCTGCTGGAGCTTAAG GAAAATGAAACAAAGATCCAGAACAAGGCAATACATGAGCTGGGAAACGTCTACAATAAGGCATCGATCCTGGGGTCATCAGAGACGCACCGGAGACGACGACACACTAAGGGCTCCAAAAAGCAACGTTCATAG